The following are encoded in a window of Thermodesulfobacterium geofontis OPF15 genomic DNA:
- a CDS encoding ABC transporter ATP-binding protein, with the protein MPFLEVKDLVLGLKEKYLPLVDKVSFSLEKKEILGILGESGCGKSLTGFALLRLFPPGITRYSGEVIIDGISLYDLPEEEVLKLRGRKVAIILQDPLSSLNPVLTIGEQIEEVLKYHFNLSKEERRERAIKLLKEVGMPDPEIRIKSYPHQLSGGLRQRAMIAMALAGEPELLVADEPTTALDVTLQTQILELLYELNQKKNLSIVFISHDLGIIRWIANRVCVFYAGEIVETAPTEELFNNPLHPYTQTLIESYPKEGKIKKVLKGGVVNLAEKPKGCRYFERCEISCEEGKEKHPELISVKKEHWVRCFKYG; encoded by the coding sequence ATGCCCTTTTTAGAAGTAAAAGACTTAGTTTTAGGATTAAAGGAAAAATATCTTCCTTTAGTTGATAAAGTTAGCTTTTCTTTAGAAAAAAAAGAAATTCTTGGAATACTTGGGGAAAGCGGTTGTGGTAAATCTCTTACAGGATTTGCTCTTTTAAGACTTTTCCCACCTGGAATAACTCGGTATTCTGGAGAGGTAATTATAGATGGTATTTCTTTATATGATCTTCCTGAAGAGGAAGTTTTAAAGCTAAGGGGTAGAAAGGTTGCTATTATTCTTCAAGATCCCTTAAGTTCCCTTAATCCTGTTCTTACCATCGGAGAGCAAATTGAGGAGGTTTTAAAGTATCATTTTAATTTAAGTAAAGAAGAAAGAAGGGAAAGGGCAATTAAGCTTTTAAAAGAAGTTGGTATGCCTGATCCTGAAATTAGGATAAAAAGTTATCCTCATCAGCTTTCAGGAGGCTTGAGACAAAGAGCTATGATTGCTATGGCTCTTGCAGGGGAACCTGAACTTTTAGTTGCTGATGAGCCAACTACTGCCCTTGATGTAACCTTACAGACACAAATTCTTGAGCTTCTTTATGAGTTAAATCAAAAAAAGAATTTATCCATAGTTTTTATAAGCCATGACCTTGGAATTATAAGATGGATTGCAAATAGGGTGTGTGTTTTTTACGCAGGAGAAATTGTAGAAACTGCACCTACGGAAGAGCTCTTTAATAATCCTTTACATCCCTATACCCAAACCCTTATTGAATCCTACCCAAAGGAAGGGAAAATTAAAAAAGTTTTAAAAGGTGGAGTGGTTAATTTAGCCGAAAAACCAAAAGGTTGTAGATATTTTGAAAGATGCGAAATTTCTTGTGAAGAGGGAAAAGAAAAACATCCAGAACTTATTTCTGTTAAAAAAGAGCATTGGGTGAGATGTTTTAAATATGGCTAA
- a CDS encoding flagellar protein FlaG: protein MEIKGPGLFINFNTFNNIDIKGNRVKASVNPNFNVDLIKKREEIIREFQRIFKNFDKYLEKINEVLNPLNKELRVEIDQELNIPIFKIINKETNEVIRQIPLEEILRIAKNIEKFLESQKIDKKYLRGLLLKAEV, encoded by the coding sequence ATGGAAATAAAAGGACCAGGACTATTTATAAACTTCAACACCTTTAATAATATTGACATAAAAGGAAATAGGGTTAAAGCCTCTGTAAATCCAAATTTTAATGTAGATTTAATAAAAAAAAGAGAAGAAATCATAAGAGAATTTCAGAGAATTTTTAAAAACTTTGATAAATATTTAGAAAAAATAAATGAAGTTCTCAATCCTCTTAACAAAGAGCTAAGAGTTGAAATAGACCAAGAGCTAAACATTCCCATTTTTAAAATTATCAACAAAGAAACAAACGAGGTTATCAGACAAATTCCTTTAGAAGAGATCTTGAGAATTGCAAAAAATATAGAAAAATTTTTGGAATCGCAAAAAATTGATAAAAAATATTTAAGAGGTCTTTTACTAAAAGCGGAGGTATAA
- a CDS encoding ABC transporter ATP-binding protein: MAKSVVEVKNIWKSYEIKRWGFKRISFYALIDVSLSVFEGESVGILGESGCGKTTLGKIILDLEKPDKGEVLWFGKGLKNLTKEEYKIFRPKIQAVFQDPYSSLNPRYKVSDILLEPYLINVEKDKEKGLEKAKEVLSLVGLRVEVLDKYPHALSGGERQRVALARTLMVSPSLIVLDEPTSALDTTLAGQILELLKEFKRSFNLSYILISHSLPVVLYLSDWIIVMYLGRVVEICKKEVFFETSHHPYTLMLLNAYPDPFSPKALFSKKVKGEIASPLFRPTGCEFHPRCEEAEKFCKDSVPQLRKIGDSQYIACFKR, encoded by the coding sequence ATGGCTAAATCTGTGGTTGAAGTTAAAAATATCTGGAAAAGTTATGAAATTAAAAGATGGGGCTTTAAAAGGATTTCCTTTTATGCATTAATAGATGTTAGTCTTAGTGTTTTTGAGGGAGAAAGTGTAGGGATCTTAGGAGAAAGTGGTTGTGGAAAAACTACCTTAGGAAAAATTATTCTTGATCTTGAAAAGCCAGATAAAGGAGAAGTTTTATGGTTTGGAAAAGGTCTTAAGAATCTTACTAAAGAGGAATATAAAATTTTTAGACCAAAAATCCAAGCTGTTTTCCAAGATCCCTATTCTTCTTTAAATCCCAGATATAAAGTTTCTGATATTCTTTTAGAACCCTATCTTATAAATGTTGAAAAGGATAAAGAAAAGGGGCTTGAAAAGGCTAAAGAGGTTTTAAGTTTGGTAGGTCTAAGGGTTGAAGTTTTAGATAAATATCCTCATGCCTTAAGTGGTGGAGAAAGGCAAAGAGTAGCTTTAGCAAGAACTTTAATGGTTTCTCCTTCCTTAATTGTCCTTGATGAGCCAACTTCAGCCTTAGATACTACTTTAGCAGGTCAAATACTTGAACTTCTTAAGGAATTTAAAAGGAGTTTTAATCTAAGTTATATTTTAATAAGTCATTCTTTACCTGTAGTTCTTTATCTTTCTGATTGGATTATAGTAATGTATTTGGGAAGGGTTGTTGAAATTTGTAAAAAGGAAGTATTTTTTGAGACCTCACATCATCCTTATACATTAATGCTCTTAAATGCATATCCAGATCCTTTTTCTCCTAAGGCTCTTTTTTCAAAAAAAGTAAAAGGAGAAATTGCAAGTCCTCTCTTTAGACCAACTGGATGTGAATTTCACCCAAGATGTGAAGAAGCTGAAAAATTTTGCAAAGACTCTGTTCCCCAATTAAGAAAAATAGGAGACTCTCAATATATAGCCTGTTTTAAAAGATAA
- a CDS encoding FKBP-type peptidyl-prolyl cis-trans isomerase, translating to MDSIEKDFFVKIRYHLELKEEKVPSWFSQPIEASFILGREAIPKVIEEAVVGKKEGDEVEVVIPPESAYGPHLPYLIKEVDINTLKHPEKIKVGEWYEEINKYGSRVSFKVLEIKGDKIKADFNHPAAGKTVIMKIKILEARPATSFEILSAEFRAYGCGT from the coding sequence ATGGATTCTATTGAAAAAGATTTTTTTGTAAAAATTAGGTATCATTTAGAATTAAAAGAGGAGAAAGTTCCTTCTTGGTTTTCTCAACCTATAGAAGCAAGTTTTATTTTAGGAAGAGAAGCTATTCCTAAAGTTATAGAGGAGGCAGTAGTTGGGAAAAAAGAAGGGGATGAAGTTGAAGTAGTTATTCCTCCTGAGTCTGCTTATGGACCCCATCTTCCCTATTTAATAAAGGAAGTTGATATAAATACACTTAAACATCCTGAAAAGATTAAGGTTGGAGAATGGTATGAAGAAATAAATAAATATGGTTCAAGGGTTTCTTTTAAAGTTTTAGAAATTAAGGGAGATAAAATTAAGGCTGATTTTAATCATCCTGCTGCTGGAAAAACTGTAATTATGAAAATTAAGATTTTAGAAGCAAGACCTGCTACTTCTTTTGAAATTTTATCTGCTGAATTTAGAGCCTATGGATGTGGCACCTGA
- the argF gene encoding ornithine carbamoyltransferase — protein MKRRHFIRIWDLKKEEALGLINRALELKRNKNWERKFIGKILGLIFEKPSTRTRISFESAMIKWGGSSIFLSSKDLQLSRGEPIKDTARVISRYIDILVLRTYKQETIEEFAKYSSIPVINGLSDRFHPCQVLSDIMTVIEKGKDLYKDKIVWIGDGNNVAQSWIEASALLGFKLVLACPKGFEPEEELLKEAKEIYKAQIEIVNNPEEAIKGAEVINTDVWTSMGQEEESEKRRFAFKNFQVNNELLKLADPSAIVLHCLPAHRDEEITEEVLEGHQSVVWDQAENKMWLHMALIEFLLER, from the coding sequence ATGAAAAGAAGACATTTTATTAGGATATGGGATTTAAAAAAAGAAGAGGCTTTGGGACTTATTAATAGAGCTTTAGAGTTGAAAAGAAATAAAAATTGGGAAAGAAAATTTATAGGGAAAATACTGGGGTTAATTTTTGAAAAACCTTCTACCAGAACAAGGATTTCTTTTGAGTCTGCGATGATTAAATGGGGAGGAAGTAGTATTTTTTTATCTTCTAAGGATTTACAACTTAGTAGAGGTGAACCTATAAAAGATACAGCAAGGGTTATCTCAAGATATATAGATATATTAGTTTTGAGAACTTATAAACAGGAAACCATAGAGGAGTTTGCTAAGTATTCTTCTATTCCTGTTATAAACGGGCTTTCTGATAGATTTCATCCCTGTCAGGTTTTATCAGATATAATGACTGTAATAGAAAAGGGAAAGGACCTTTATAAGGACAAGATTGTCTGGATAGGAGATGGAAATAATGTAGCACAGTCTTGGATTGAAGCAAGTGCACTTCTTGGTTTTAAATTAGTTTTGGCTTGTCCAAAGGGATTTGAACCAGAGGAGGAGCTATTAAAAGAGGCAAAAGAAATATATAAGGCTCAGATTGAAATAGTAAATAATCCAGAAGAAGCAATAAAGGGAGCTGAAGTTATTAATACTGATGTATGGACAAGTATGGGACAAGAAGAGGAAAGCGAAAAAAGAAGATTTGCTTTTAAAAACTTTCAAGTAAATAATGAACTTTTAAAACTTGCGGATCCTTCAGCAATAGTGCTTCATTGTTTGCCTGCTCATAGAGATGAAGAAATTACAGAAGAAGTTTTAGAGGGACATCAATCTGTAGTTTGGGATCAAGCAGAAAATAAAATGTGGCTCCATATGGCACTTATTGAATTTTTATTAGAAAGATAA